The following proteins are encoded in a genomic region of Cardinium endosymbiont of Culicoides punctatus:
- a CDS encoding MutS-related protein, whose product MRILKQLTFAFSLHSFIASADTTAPKLAELADIYLKSFHEEVKKNDKPEDHKESFNKNITDVTLSPREERVVVFNEIFAKSNVYQDRHKHIGTVLNQYAWNDLHLFCGTTTTPDYHFLSRINKTITTLGEISLATFVSAPIANLDELIQRQQIVHYLYRENQVAADLKNQLQNYKKVEKGMLSFWTETDPLYNKEYDKYLTDLFYTQNPISNKSATSLQTRKFWLRDLWNIYSNYIWYPLLGAVSGELVVAFSPKELTHSFYYKKFYPMFFPGYGLYHISNLNLDFDDNRISNHSIRNNNSTGGMKSVFYFYSAGLTIHSLWQYYKGYRNYKEYSGVLNHLALRMADIQTFLITAKQINRLVQDHPELEELYGKQLVAIRALLASSKEKTPIGNLLCYLEELPLRSWSYFKDNAGKLLASYRLFVAYKDIFHDAMYELGELDAFVAVATLMHETDAMGAPHTYSFTKLLAPKEHSKPCFTFTEMWNPMLDPVVAIGNDIAMGRETSVRNVILTGPNAGGKSTFLTGVLETILLSQTFGIAPAKSCTMTPFNKISTYIDVTDDIAAGKSLFVAEVERFQRHLSLLKGLKKDECCFTIFDEPFSGTNPKEGEATEYSVLNFIAQYSNALSIVATHYPIIMLLEKNEPTKGFKNYKVFIHHKGRGHKIEYTYKVIPGESNQAIAIDILEEEGYPMEMLAQTRDILKHPEKYQKDFTTYK is encoded by the coding sequence ATGCGTATACTCAAGCAACTTACATTTGCCTTTTCTTTACACAGTTTTATTGCCAGTGCAGATACAACAGCGCCTAAACTTGCTGAATTGGCAGATATTTATTTAAAGTCATTTCATGAGGAAGTAAAAAAAAATGATAAACCTGAAGATCATAAAGAATCATTTAATAAAAATATTACTGATGTAACCCTTTCACCAAGAGAGGAGCGGGTAGTGGTGTTTAATGAGATTTTTGCAAAAAGCAATGTATACCAAGATCGGCATAAACATATAGGTACAGTACTGAACCAATATGCTTGGAATGATTTGCATCTTTTTTGCGGAACGACTACAACACCAGATTATCACTTTTTATCCCGCATTAATAAAACCATTACTACCCTCGGGGAGATATCGCTTGCCACTTTTGTAAGTGCACCTATTGCAAACCTAGATGAACTTATACAACGCCAGCAGATTGTGCATTATCTTTATAGAGAAAATCAAGTTGCTGCCGATTTAAAAAATCAACTCCAAAATTATAAAAAGGTCGAAAAAGGCATGTTGTCTTTTTGGACAGAAACAGATCCTTTATACAATAAGGAATATGATAAATACCTAACAGATTTATTTTATACTCAAAATCCTATTTCTAATAAATCTGCTACTTCGTTACAAACAAGAAAGTTTTGGCTACGAGACTTATGGAACATTTATTCTAATTATATCTGGTACCCTTTACTTGGAGCAGTTAGTGGAGAGTTGGTAGTAGCCTTCAGCCCAAAGGAACTAACACATAGCTTTTACTACAAAAAATTCTATCCTATGTTTTTTCCAGGATATGGGCTTTATCATATTAGTAACCTTAATCTTGACTTTGATGATAATCGTATCAGCAATCATAGTATCAGAAATAATAATAGTACAGGAGGGATGAAATCCGTTTTCTATTTTTATTCAGCAGGTTTGACCATTCACTCTTTGTGGCAGTACTATAAAGGCTACCGTAACTATAAAGAATATTCAGGCGTGCTAAACCATCTTGCACTGCGGATGGCAGATATACAAACCTTTTTGATAACTGCAAAACAGATCAATAGGCTAGTACAAGATCATCCTGAACTAGAGGAATTGTATGGTAAACAATTGGTTGCTATTAGGGCTCTATTGGCATCTTCGAAAGAAAAAACACCAATAGGAAACCTATTGTGCTACTTAGAAGAACTACCATTGCGCTCTTGGTCCTATTTTAAAGACAATGCGGGTAAACTGCTAGCAAGTTATAGACTTTTTGTAGCATATAAAGACATTTTCCACGATGCCATGTATGAATTAGGAGAATTAGATGCTTTTGTGGCTGTTGCCACTTTGATGCATGAAACCGATGCCATGGGTGCACCCCATACCTATTCTTTTACCAAGTTGCTTGCTCCTAAAGAACACTCCAAACCATGCTTCACTTTTACAGAGATGTGGAATCCTATGTTAGATCCTGTAGTAGCTATTGGTAATGATATAGCAATGGGTAGAGAAACAAGTGTGCGGAATGTGATTCTAACAGGTCCTAATGCAGGTGGTAAGTCTACGTTTTTAACAGGTGTTCTAGAAACGATTCTACTCAGTCAAACCTTTGGTATTGCACCAGCTAAGTCCTGTACCATGACACCATTCAATAAAATTAGTACCTATATAGATGTTACAGATGATATTGCAGCTGGAAAGTCCTTATTTGTAGCAGAAGTTGAGCGCTTTCAACGTCATTTAAGTTTATTGAAGGGCCTAAAGAAAGATGAATGCTGTTTTACCATTTTTGATGAACCCTTTAGTGGTACCAATCCAAAAGAAGGAGAGGCTACAGAATATTCTGTATTAAACTTTATTGCCCAATATAGTAATGCGCTCTCTATTGTAGCAACGCACTATCCAATAATTATGCTCTTGGAAAAGAATGAACCAACTAAAGGATTTAAGAATTACAAGGTCTTTATTCACCATAAGGGTCGTGGCCATAAAATTGAATATACCTATAAGGTGATTCCTGGAGAATCTAATCAGGCTATAGCTATAGATATCCTTGAAGAAGAGGGTTATCCTATGGAAATGTTAGCACAAACAAGAGACATTCTAAAACATCCAGAAAAATACCAGAAAGACTTCACCACCTATAAATAA
- a CDS encoding Rpn family recombination-promoting nuclease/putative transposase, whose translation MSSVFFACKQQELRMDPEYYSSDEEDRIYNSMVPVPPAGTKPLVSFDYAIKHLLRSKSDYEILESFISSILTHYGGPEIEILELLESETNKGSKKEKGSLVDMLVKDKKGNKYIVEIERNIKRSFFHKALYTTSRTIVDSLAAGMDYSTIKKVYHINLLYFTPDKNMSSLCRGKTIYHDINNEEIDIVLELDERDRNGNKIVVHASNVTPDYFIISIPEFEKSESTSVLEDWFYILKNDTVPEIEHLPQSCIKKIENKLTYLKLPEEKKNAYQRYILRQTEKQIDINRARREGKEEGIKEGEEKAKKEFDQKNQERKRRKISNRVADGLGPDDIKKIFCDDSDYDEAEIDKMIKEAKNSRSRATRSHG comes from the coding sequence ATGTCTTCAGTTTTTTTTGCTTGTAAACAGCAAGAATTAAGAATGGATCCTGAGTACTATTCAAGTGATGAAGAAGATCGTATATATAATAGTATGGTACCAGTACCACCAGCTGGAACAAAGCCACTTGTTTCTTTTGACTATGCTATTAAACACCTTTTAAGAAGTAAATCAGACTATGAGATATTAGAAAGCTTTATTTCTTCTATACTTACTCATTATGGTGGACCCGAAATAGAAATATTAGAACTTCTTGAGAGTGAAACTAATAAAGGAAGTAAAAAAGAAAAAGGGTCATTGGTAGATATGCTTGTAAAAGATAAAAAGGGTAATAAGTATATAGTAGAAATAGAACGGAATATTAAAAGATCTTTTTTTCATAAGGCACTTTATACAACATCACGTACTATAGTTGATTCACTTGCTGCAGGTATGGATTATTCTACTATTAAAAAAGTATATCATATCAATCTTTTGTACTTTACGCCAGATAAAAATATGTCATCACTATGTAGGGGGAAAACTATATATCATGACATAAATAATGAAGAAATTGATATTGTATTGGAATTAGATGAAAGAGACAGGAATGGCAATAAAATTGTAGTTCATGCAAGTAATGTAACACCAGATTATTTTATAATATCTATTCCAGAATTTGAAAAAAGCGAATCAACTAGTGTTTTAGAGGACTGGTTTTATATACTCAAAAATGATACAGTGCCTGAAATTGAACATTTGCCTCAATCATGTATAAAGAAAATTGAAAATAAATTAACTTATCTAAAACTTCCAGAGGAAAAGAAAAATGCTTATCAGCGTTATATACTAAGACAAACCGAAAAACAAATCGACATAAATAGAGCTAGAAGAGAAGGTAAAGAGGAAGGTATAAAGGAAGGTGAAGAGAAAGCAAAAAAAGAGTTTGATCAGAAAAATCAGGAAAGGAAAAGACGAAAAATTAGTAATAGAGTTGCAGATGGTTTAGGTCCTGATGATATAAAAAAAATATTTTGTGATGATAGTGATTACGATGAAGCTGAAATCGATAAGATGATAAAAGAAGCGAAAAACAGCCGTAGCAGAGCCACCAGAAGCCACGGATAA
- a CDS encoding LysM peptidoglycan-binding domain-containing protein, which yields MYFIRWLFLFFLLPFNLWGAELSNQIIVPNVVKFAGIKISLTGRARERIQKKIAQLTIYKRGFNKIVERTNLFFPLIEKTLAEENVPDDFKFQALHESMLIGDAVSHTNDVGFWQIHKVAALDLKLSIDYPVDERMHLIQSTKAAARFLKNNDNYFNSWLGALLAYNRGRAGAAKIFPKKYYGAKSVQLDHKTDDYIISILATKLAFQKMAGKKNHSKLKLFVYTHGHHGKKLQDIASYLKIEEKLLFEHNRWLRTSVIPYNTHCSLVVPFIHNHPNIDLSTTLKIPTQPNHTQYKKHTIPIIQEQAPCSHSMDYKKFLKHNKTFPQIQHLNDSRSSRLIKANGKLAIIAMKGDTIDHLSQLIKLPICKFLLINDIDKIHTPIPNHIYYYSAKSSKADIHYHIVTPGEDLWCIAQRYGMQLSALLEKNRMKQIDLLKEGQILWLRFIRPRKIPVEYWLP from the coding sequence ATGTATTTTATACGTTGGCTATTTTTGTTTTTCCTTTTACCATTTAATCTATGGGGAGCTGAATTGTCTAATCAGATTATCGTTCCCAACGTGGTTAAGTTTGCAGGTATAAAGATATCTCTCACAGGGCGTGCACGTGAACGCATTCAGAAAAAAATAGCTCAGTTAACGATATATAAACGTGGATTTAATAAAATAGTAGAAAGGACAAATCTTTTTTTCCCTCTCATAGAAAAAACATTGGCAGAAGAAAATGTTCCAGATGACTTTAAATTCCAAGCGTTACATGAAAGCATGTTGATAGGAGATGCTGTCAGTCACACTAATGATGTGGGTTTTTGGCAAATTCATAAAGTAGCAGCTTTAGATTTAAAGCTAAGTATAGATTATCCCGTAGACGAAAGAATGCATTTAATTCAATCTACTAAAGCTGCAGCACGTTTTCTAAAAAACAATGATAACTATTTTAATAGCTGGTTAGGCGCATTACTTGCATATAACAGAGGAAGGGCAGGTGCAGCAAAAATATTTCCTAAAAAATATTATGGAGCTAAATCTGTTCAATTAGATCATAAAACCGATGATTATATCATCTCTATTTTAGCAACTAAGCTAGCATTTCAAAAAATGGCTGGGAAAAAGAATCACTCTAAGCTAAAATTATTTGTGTATACACATGGACACCATGGCAAAAAATTGCAAGATATAGCTTCTTATTTGAAGATAGAAGAAAAATTATTATTCGAACACAACCGTTGGCTTAGAACTTCTGTAATACCATATAACACCCACTGTTCCTTAGTAGTGCCATTTATACACAATCACCCTAATATAGACTTATCTACTACACTAAAGATTCCCACACAACCTAACCATACACAATATAAAAAACATACTATTCCTATAATACAGGAGCAAGCACCATGTTCCCATAGTATGGATTACAAAAAATTTTTAAAGCATAACAAAACTTTTCCACAGATTCAACACTTAAATGATTCCCGTTCTTCTAGACTAATAAAAGCCAATGGCAAGCTTGCAATTATAGCAATGAAGGGTGACACCATTGATCATTTATCACAATTGATCAAATTACCAATATGTAAATTTCTGCTTATAAATGACATTGACAAAATACATACGCCGATTCCCAATCATATATATTATTATAGTGCAAAGAGTAGTAAGGCAGACATACACTACCATATTGTAACACCTGGAGAAGATTTATGGTGTATTGCGCAACGATATGGCATGCAATTATCTGCACTTTTGGAAAAAAACAGAATGAAGCAAATAGACTTACTTAAAGAAGGTCAAATATTATGGTTACGTTTTATTAGACCACGTAAAATTCCAGTAGAGTACTGGCTACCTTAA
- a CDS encoding transglycosylase domain-containing protein → MNEKKIIINLWKLFALGVTSIPIYLFSVQVDFYNLYGGMPSTELLENPQSELASELYSSDAVLLGKYFRNNRSLVSYEDISPNMINALIASEDYRFENHAGIDLKGLSRAFFLSILLQRKKGGGSTLTQQLAKNLFNTRREENYRGKLSNIPLLNKLILKTKEWILAVQLERAYTKHEIIAMYLNTVTFGSNTYGIKVAARTFFDKTPAELRVEEAALLVGLLRAPSRYSPVRHPEKAKYIRNVVLSQMVKYGFLKKSDYDLIYEMPIEMQYQEENYEQGMAPYFRAIVRDFLLKWTRENGYDLFADGLRVYTTIDSKVQAYAETALKERMKLLQHQFDKHWQDSNPWIYESGKEIEDYIEKEIKKTVFYKQLLKKYEGDMEAIELEMNTPVKTELFSWEGPMKTVISPLEAFKYHRRILQAGCMAMDPKTGHIKAWVGGVDYKHFQYDHVKQGKRQAGSTFKPMVYTVALDNGYLPTDLVVDEPVTFSQPNGDTWTAQNAWKRYSGQKCTLRYAMARSINSITAYLLKQLTPDLVIDYAKRMGIKGPLDPVPSLCLGCSDVSIYEMVGAYSTFLNKGVWTEPFFVTHIEDKNGNIIQTFVPQRNEAIHEDTADLMTYMLQGALDEGALHSLSNELKQDNDIAGKSGTTSNHSDGWFIGLTQNLCTGVWVGGEDRCIHFRDFHLGNGSTTARPIWEQFILKLYNDPNIIYKKGPLVDPNSLSEKVRQIIHSKNTDNQMQKNNKHTTTAQEREIVELDVNSIF, encoded by the coding sequence ATGAACGAAAAAAAAATAATAATAAATCTGTGGAAACTTTTTGCACTAGGCGTTACAAGTATTCCTATTTACCTATTTTCTGTTCAAGTTGATTTTTATAATTTATATGGTGGCATGCCATCCACAGAGTTATTGGAAAATCCTCAAAGCGAATTAGCTTCCGAACTTTACTCATCCGATGCTGTATTACTTGGAAAATATTTTCGCAATAACCGCAGCTTAGTATCTTATGAAGATATTTCTCCAAATATGATCAATGCCCTTATTGCCTCAGAAGATTATCGTTTTGAAAATCACGCAGGTATAGACCTAAAAGGGCTTTCACGCGCTTTTTTTCTTTCTATTTTATTACAACGAAAAAAAGGAGGGGGAAGCACCCTTACACAACAATTAGCCAAGAATCTTTTTAATACTAGGCGAGAAGAAAATTATAGAGGAAAATTGTCAAATATTCCATTGCTCAATAAATTAATCTTGAAAACAAAAGAATGGATTTTAGCCGTTCAACTAGAACGGGCTTATACTAAGCACGAAATTATAGCCATGTACCTAAATACGGTCACCTTTGGTAGCAATACCTACGGCATAAAAGTAGCAGCTCGTACCTTTTTTGATAAAACTCCAGCTGAACTACGTGTAGAAGAAGCGGCATTATTAGTAGGATTGCTCCGTGCACCTTCTCGATACAGTCCTGTAAGACATCCAGAAAAGGCTAAGTATATTAGGAATGTAGTATTATCACAAATGGTCAAATATGGATTTTTAAAAAAATCAGACTATGATCTTATTTATGAGATGCCTATAGAGATGCAATACCAAGAAGAAAATTATGAGCAAGGAATGGCACCATACTTTAGAGCAATCGTACGTGACTTTCTACTAAAGTGGACGAGAGAGAATGGATATGATCTCTTTGCAGATGGATTGCGTGTATACACAACGATTGATAGTAAGGTTCAAGCATATGCAGAAACTGCTTTAAAAGAACGTATGAAGCTGTTGCAACATCAATTTGATAAACATTGGCAAGATAGCAATCCTTGGATTTATGAAAGTGGGAAAGAGATAGAAGATTATATTGAAAAAGAAATAAAAAAAACTGTCTTTTACAAACAGCTACTCAAAAAATATGAAGGAGATATGGAAGCTATAGAGCTAGAAATGAACACCCCTGTAAAAACGGAATTATTTTCATGGGAAGGACCTATGAAAACCGTTATTAGCCCTTTAGAAGCCTTTAAATACCATCGGAGAATACTACAAGCTGGATGCATGGCCATGGATCCTAAGACTGGACATATCAAAGCCTGGGTAGGAGGAGTTGATTATAAACATTTTCAATATGATCATGTTAAACAAGGGAAACGTCAAGCTGGCTCTACTTTTAAGCCTATGGTTTATACAGTAGCATTAGATAATGGATATCTTCCAACAGATTTAGTTGTAGATGAGCCCGTTACTTTTTCACAACCTAATGGAGATACTTGGACAGCACAAAATGCATGGAAACGTTACTCTGGTCAAAAATGCACTTTAAGGTATGCTATGGCACGTTCTATTAATTCTATAACTGCTTATTTACTTAAACAACTTACACCTGATTTGGTGATTGATTATGCTAAACGTATGGGTATAAAAGGTCCATTAGACCCTGTTCCTTCCCTTTGTTTGGGCTGTAGTGATGTTTCCATTTATGAAATGGTGGGTGCTTACAGTACTTTTTTAAATAAAGGAGTTTGGACAGAACCTTTTTTTGTTACCCATATTGAAGATAAAAATGGCAATATAATCCAAACTTTTGTACCACAGCGTAATGAGGCTATTCATGAAGATACAGCTGATCTTATGACCTATATGCTTCAAGGCGCTCTCGATGAAGGCGCATTACATAGTCTTTCTAATGAATTGAAGCAAGATAATGATATAGCTGGAAAATCAGGAACAACTTCTAATCATTCAGATGGCTGGTTTATAGGACTCACACAAAATCTTTGTACTGGAGTTTGGGTAGGTGGGGAAGATCGCTGCATTCATTTTAGAGATTTTCATTTAGGAAATGGTAGCACAACAGCTAGACCAATATGGGAGCAGTTTATTCTAAAGCTCTATAATGATCCAAATATAATTTACAAAAAAGGACCATTGGTAGATCCTAACTCCTTATCCGAAAAAGTTAGGCAAATTATTCATTCAAAAAATACTGACAACCAAATGCAAAAAAACAATAAGCATACTACTACAGCCCAAGAAAGAGAGATCGTAGAATTAGATGTGAATAGTATTTTTTAG
- the pssA gene encoding CDP-diacylglycerol--serine O-phosphatidyltransferase, which produces MKRYIPNLFSIFNLICGVIGTVLALNEQLVYAAYCVFIGAFFDLLDGFFARILHAQSPIGKQLDSLADLITFGMVPASIMYTLIKTYETCPYRPYAALLIVVFSALRLAKFNVDERQIDRFIGLPTPANAMAIAALPMVLERQECFPWLYNALTWPFALPLLAMLLSYLLVSPIEFIAFKSSAIEFQKNKGSYFLITLLLCLVVLLKSVGVFLGILLYILVALFTFFKK; this is translated from the coding sequence ATGAAAAGATATATCCCTAATTTGTTCTCTATATTTAACCTTATTTGTGGCGTTATAGGCACCGTGTTGGCTTTAAATGAGCAACTAGTATATGCTGCCTATTGCGTTTTTATAGGGGCTTTTTTTGATCTCTTAGATGGATTCTTCGCTAGAATACTTCATGCGCAATCACCGATTGGAAAACAATTAGATTCATTAGCAGATTTAATCACTTTTGGTATGGTGCCAGCAAGTATCATGTATACGCTCATTAAAACCTATGAAACCTGTCCATATCGACCCTACGCTGCCTTGTTGATTGTCGTATTTTCTGCACTCAGATTGGCAAAATTTAATGTTGATGAGAGACAGATAGATCGTTTTATAGGGCTCCCTACACCAGCAAATGCCATGGCTATAGCAGCTTTACCTATGGTTTTAGAACGACAAGAGTGCTTCCCTTGGCTATATAATGCCTTAACATGGCCATTTGCATTACCGTTACTAGCTATGCTTTTGTCTTATCTGTTGGTATCTCCTATTGAATTCATAGCTTTTAAATCTAGTGCAATCGAATTCCAAAAAAATAAAGGTTCCTACTTTTTAATTACCTTACTGTTATGCTTAGTAGTTTTACTAAAATCTGTAGGCGTTTTTTTAGGAATTTTACTCTATATTTTGGTTGCTTTATTTACTTTTTTTAAAAAGTAA
- the trpS gene encoding tryptophan--tRNA ligase — MKKKILTGDRPTGKLHLGHYIGSLQNRIRLQHEYDQYIMIADVQALTDNFDNPHKITQNIIEVAKDYLSVGIDPTQTTILIQSQIPEIAELTIYYLNLVTLGRLERNPTVKCEIQQKGYNDAIPVGFFCYPISQAADITIFQAEFVPVGNDQVPMIEQTNEIVRRFNRIYNKDVLKECKAILSNTPRLVGIDGKSKASKSLSNAIFLSDSSQEIKQKVFQMYTDPNHIRVSDPGCVEGNVVFAYLDAFHCNKEEVKSLKEDYRRGGLGDMVIKNILNDSLQLLLEPIRVARDRIDNNQVRELLLEGTQKARELAKETIEMVRTAIGIKYF, encoded by the coding sequence ATGAAAAAGAAAATCTTAACAGGTGATAGACCAACGGGCAAACTCCATTTAGGTCACTATATTGGTTCCCTACAAAACAGAATTAGACTGCAGCATGAATATGACCAGTATATCATGATTGCAGATGTGCAGGCATTAACAGATAATTTTGACAATCCGCATAAAATAACTCAGAATATCATTGAAGTTGCTAAAGATTATTTAAGCGTTGGTATTGATCCCACTCAAACAACTATTTTGATTCAGTCTCAAATACCCGAAATAGCAGAATTAACCATCTATTATTTAAACTTGGTTACATTAGGTAGATTAGAGCGTAATCCCACTGTAAAATGCGAGATTCAGCAAAAGGGTTATAACGATGCTATTCCTGTTGGCTTTTTTTGTTATCCTATTAGTCAAGCTGCTGATATTACTATATTTCAGGCAGAATTTGTTCCAGTAGGAAACGATCAGGTACCTATGATCGAACAAACAAATGAAATTGTTAGACGGTTTAATAGGATTTACAATAAAGATGTCCTTAAAGAATGCAAAGCTATTTTAAGTAATACACCAAGACTAGTCGGTATAGATGGGAAGTCCAAAGCAAGCAAATCATTATCCAATGCCATCTTTCTATCAGACTCTTCCCAAGAGATTAAACAGAAAGTTTTTCAAATGTATACAGATCCAAATCATATTAGGGTTAGTGATCCTGGCTGTGTGGAGGGGAATGTTGTTTTTGCCTATTTAGATGCTTTTCATTGCAATAAAGAAGAGGTTAAGTCCCTCAAAGAGGATTATAGACGAGGTGGATTAGGAGATATGGTGATAAAAAATATATTAAATGATAGTCTTCAACTTTTATTAGAACCTATTCGAGTAGCCAGAGATCGAATTGATAATAATCAAGTAAGAGAGTTACTGCTAGAAGGGACGCAAAAAGCAAGAGAGCTTGCTAAGGAAACTATAGAGATGGTTCGAACAGCTATTGGTATTAAATATTTTTAA
- a CDS encoding GNAT family N-acetyltransferase — MHIEYTPNPSTEDVNFLNDQLNKEATGFKYVAPFGFFLRDKNNKIRAGLDGFFMYGAIYTDQLWVAPDCRKLGLGRQLMERVHQLGRENKCKIATVSTMTFLGAQKFYEKLGYIIDFIRPGYANGSSCIFLSKIL; from the coding sequence ATGCATATCGAATATACACCTAATCCAAGCACTGAAGATGTTAATTTTTTGAATGATCAGCTCAATAAAGAAGCTACTGGTTTTAAATATGTTGCCCCTTTTGGTTTCTTCTTAAGAGATAAGAACAATAAAATAAGAGCAGGGTTAGATGGATTCTTTATGTATGGTGCAATTTATACAGACCAACTATGGGTGGCTCCTGACTGCCGTAAATTGGGACTAGGACGTCAACTTATGGAACGCGTGCATCAACTTGGCCGTGAAAATAAATGTAAAATAGCAACAGTTTCTACCATGACTTTTTTAGGCGCTCAAAAATTTTATGAGAAATTAGGGTATATTATTGACTTTATTAGGCCAGGATATGCCAATGGGTCATCTTGTATATTTTTATCAAAAATATTATAA
- the rpmF gene encoding 50S ribosomal protein L32, which yields MAHPKKRSSASRRNKRRTHIKLAMPALVVCPVTGVVHTPHRAFWHEDKMYYKGRVVISKEPLN from the coding sequence ATGGCACATCCAAAGAAAAGATCATCAGCATCTAGAAGAAATAAAAGAAGGACACATATTAAGCTTGCAATGCCAGCTCTTGTTGTCTGTCCTGTTACTGGTGTAGTACATACACCACACCGTGCATTTTGGCATGAAGATAAAATGTATTACAAAGGGAGGGTAGTAATATCTAAAGAGCCATTAAACTAA
- a CDS encoding beta-ketoacyl-ACP synthase III: MKETKRAVVSGVHGYVPSYALTNNELERMVDTSDEWVTTRTGIKERRILKEEGVGTSFMGINAVQGLLQKTGTDPQTVDLLICATITPDMITPATANIISHAVGAINAFSYDLQAACSGFLYALDTATQFIASGRAKKAIVVGADKMSSITDYSDRATCILFGDGAGAVLVTAGDAHDDYGILDSICKTDGIGQNLLYQKAGGSRLPASHATVNAKQHYIYQEGQAVFKTAVTAMSQVVLDIMAKNNLTAEELAYLVPHQANKRILQVVADRAGIPIEKVMLNIDKFGNTTAATIPLCLWEYENKLKQGDKLILTAFGGGFTWGATYMTWAYDGFE, from the coding sequence ATGAAAGAAACTAAACGTGCTGTTGTCTCTGGAGTACATGGATATGTACCAAGTTATGCGCTAACCAATAATGAGTTAGAACGAATGGTAGATACCAGTGATGAATGGGTAACTACTAGAACCGGAATTAAAGAAAGACGTATCTTAAAAGAAGAAGGAGTAGGTACCTCGTTTATGGGTATAAATGCAGTGCAGGGCTTGTTGCAAAAGACGGGAACAGATCCACAAACTGTTGATCTACTTATATGTGCTACCATTACGCCAGATATGATTACGCCAGCAACAGCCAATATTATAAGCCATGCTGTGGGGGCCATTAATGCCTTTAGTTACGATTTACAAGCTGCTTGTTCTGGATTTCTTTATGCACTAGATACCGCAACACAGTTTATCGCCTCAGGAAGAGCAAAAAAAGCAATTGTTGTGGGAGCAGATAAAATGTCGTCCATTACGGACTATTCAGATAGAGCTACTTGTATTCTTTTTGGAGATGGTGCTGGCGCAGTACTTGTGACAGCCGGTGATGCTCATGACGACTATGGCATTTTAGACTCCATCTGTAAAACAGATGGAATAGGACAAAATTTGCTCTATCAAAAGGCAGGGGGAAGCAGATTGCCTGCTTCGCATGCAACAGTGAATGCAAAACAACATTACATTTATCAGGAAGGTCAAGCCGTATTTAAGACAGCCGTTACCGCCATGTCACAGGTAGTACTGGATATAATGGCTAAAAACAATCTTACAGCAGAAGAGCTTGCCTATTTAGTGCCACATCAAGCTAATAAACGTATATTACAAGTGGTTGCTGACCGTGCAGGTATACCTATTGAAAAGGTAATGTTGAATATAGATAAATTTGGAAATACCACAGCAGCTACTATTCCACTTTGTTTATGGGAATATGAAAACAAATTAAAACAAGGAGACAAGTTGATTTTAACAGCTTTTGGCGGAGGGTTTACCTGGGGAGCTACCTATATGACTTGGGCCTATGATGGCTTTGAATAG